The DNA segment aaaatgtattctttaacttttaaacatACTGAAAACTGTTTCCCGAAATATgaggaggctgaataagaataaaaatgacGTAGAAAAAAACTGATCCTGTTCAgggaaaataaaatcattattttcaaaagcgtcacctgttttttggctggaaaaatagtctttttctgcaacaaactattagaatttctaattgaacgataaatgaagcgatttgaccaGACAGAAGttgtaaattattgttatttttgttactacgatatcttaaatatgggtatgtcacgatatcataatgatcatatttaactcaccgtttaggtgctttcAAACATCAAAACGGCCAGAAAATccctttgacaggtcacaaaaataatttttttaaaaccctacccttttccaacgttccGTGGGCGTGGGAAGACACCCCTATGTCTAGTCAAAAGAATAATGCTGGTCAAATTACTACCCATTTCCAaattctcgttaaatatgatcattacgatatatcgtgacagacctatatttgagacatcatcgtaacaaaagtaacaataatttaaaacatttccctcatcaaatcgattcatttatcgttcaattaaagattctaatagtttgttaacaaacaaaattttttcctgCTAAAATAGAGgtgacaggtgacgcccctattctgcaatctaaccataAAGATTTACTTTTGGCGGTCTCGCACTGTGacagtcataaaagttttaaaagtggctTTCAGTAGAAACTGAAGATTTCAGGTTGGAATTTGATtgtaatgtaaaatataaatcacacgaatggaaacaaaaatacaatttctacAAGTACGGTCGAGGATGGCGCGAACTCGTGATCTATCGTATGTAATGTAGCGCTAGTCACTAATACCATATTAATCTCTAATGTAATACAGCACTCATCTTACAAATTATTGTTACCTTTTTTCCGTGCGTACGTAACTGACTTCGCGATTACGGTCTttttttcataactgaaaatgACAAATTCGGCCTAAACCCCTTACGTAAGATTTTCCTTAGTACGgcagatatgaagtttattataatttcaatacatctcttagttttaattataaaaataattattaattattaattaattataaaaataagcttAATATTCAGCGAATAAAACTGTTTGAAAGTGAAGATATTATAATCTCACCCAGTCACATTTATCTGTTTGGGTAACACTATACCTCTTACAGTCTCAGTTAGCACTTGACATAGTACGAAAAAGGAGATGTCACCATTTCACACTGCGAAATTGATGCAGGGTGAGGCCCTCTATTGGTATACCGGATTAATATTTCAAACTGCACCATCTAGTTTGTATCCCATTACCCATCGCAGTATGAGAGGGAATAGCTTACAAGTTGTAAATGGTACCAGCTTCatggtgaaaccatgaaaaaaccataaaagtcATAGTTGCGTTTATCTAAGCGATATGCAAAATTTCGCAAAACGTTCTTCACAAACGTTGTAGCTCCCATTGACATacatattttttgcttcaaatattttctctgcgagtgatagttttcgaggAAATGAATGATAAAtcgatttttatgcaaaaaacccATAAACATCATAgatttttgagtttatctcagccAGTATTCAAAATTCTGCAACATTTTCGAGTCAAAAGTTATAGATCTCATTGagatatatatattctttttaaagaattttattcacgagtgatagtttccgagGCAGTTAGTGATAAATCTAACGATAAACTATTTCGGCACTGTGCATTACCGTGGAAACCGGTCCAAAGCGGCGACAAGAGTAATTATGCACCTCTGTGATTTATAACAGAAATAATGCTAGTAAAATCCCTACCATTGCCCCCTACCCATTTACAGCTTCTGGTGATGAGCTaaaaggcacccctatgactgatCACAGGAATTATGTtcgtcaaacccctacccctttcccagGTCCGGTGGCGGGCGGCAAGAAACACCCCTGACTGTGCACATACATAATGTTGATTAAAcgcctaccccttttccaggtcccatTGGGGCTGGAAGGTGCCACTGTAACTGGTCACAACaataatgttgttcaaacccctaccccttttccaggcgggaaggcacccctgtgacttgtaaaagaaataatgttgttGAAACACCTACCATTTTTGCAGGTCCCGTGGGGGGTGGGAAGGCGCCCctatgactggtcaaagaaatattGTTGTggaaacccctaccccttttccaggtctcGTGGGAGGTGGGAATGCACCCCtataactggtcacagaaataatgttggtcaaatccctaaCCTTTTTCCAGGTCCTTtgaggggcgggaaggcacccctgtgatcaCTAATTATCGCGATAAGTTTCacccttaaaaaaaatgtatgttccaaaattatgtatttcgataagatctattaacttttttgtttgaagaaaatcggagaattcagctTTTCGGAACTTCATCCCTCATCTATGTATTTGTTACTGTTTATACCCGAAATCAGtcaaaactagttttaactagttaaaacgcgaaattactgtgatcaattgtcAAAGCTAGTTTTAAATGATCAAAACGCGAAACAACCAAGACCTATtgtaaaaacctgaaaatttttcaattccatcTTGTTTCGTGTTTTAACTGAGAATATCAGTTAAGACTAGATTAACCCAATTGTGCTTTTGAAAGAACTAGTTTTACCTGCACTATTCAGCGAAAACCCAAAACACTGAGTACCAGTTCTTTGACCAgtcattaaaaagtattttttaaaggggGATCTGGAAAAGTGGTCCcaaatgtgaccaatcactcttctgcgaccagtcactaaaatttattttttaaagggggACCTTAAAaagtggttcgagatgtgaccaatcactgtCTTGTGAATATTGTGTGAAAATTTGAGATGAATCGGGACAAAGGTAACAAAGATACAGCGGTTTAAGCGATATCGCAACTATATCGGCGACGGCGACTGTAAAGCTTACTCCGGATTAGTGAATTCTAAACCTTAtggtgatgatttttcaacagtgAAAAAAGAATGTGTAGGACATCGTGGATGATAGGAACATCATTTATGGACCTGGCATCGATGATTCAGTGAAAGGTAAACCGATAAAACTCGCTGAacgttttattccaaattttttagtgttcaaaaatttaaagcgtttttccCACAACTCACGTTTCCAAAGCCGGTGCCCCTCATAAACTCAAAACTACTGCACCaatccttttgaaattttgaacactaTTTCTGTACATAATTTACGAGGTAACGCTAgagagttttttttcaaatttattaatattttttatttaaaatcacaaattacccgatttttttcgcaaaaaacgcgtttttcacttcaaagtgttcccaaaaagtgaaaaattgaaatttcggaaCACCCTCCCAGCGTTACCTGGGGAAAGCAATTGTCTAACGatagaactttcattttttaatttaagatgatGCAGCACCGAGTTATGAGGGACACCGCCATTCGACTTTTTTCGGAGACGCTTCCGAATAATTGCTGCCATTgccgtattttttaatatttctacatgaaaattttacaaaatattctctGACTGCTATACTTTATTGTACCATTGgttttaataaatagattttaactgcgtcgtaaataaaaattcccaaaaatgtgcctttttgcACGAattaacgccccccccccccctccttaaaGGGCGAGCTGAACCAGTAGTTCGAAATCTGACCAACCACACATCTGTGACCAGTAGCTGAAACGGATTTATAGACGATCCAAAATTCTAGAGGCTGGTCAACAGATTTTTGGACGAAACTCGTTTCACATGTTACGTTTGGAAAGACGTATAACCGAAATATAACATTGGATAACTCGTAATGTTAACTAATGTTACTTCTTCAGACATTAACTCAATCCTTTTAAAAACTCTGTAGCGTTTTTTATCCTGGAAGCTTTTGAGTATTTGAACGATGGGATTTGGCTCAAAGTCGACTCGATAGcagaatcgattttttgaaaggaAATATTTCCATACAAAACCAATTGTTTCGGGCTTTCCGTCAATACAACAGGTAAACATGGTTATTACAAAAGCACAATTAGGTGAATCTAGTTTTAactgatattttcagttaaaacacgaaataagatggaataaaactttttttcgagtttttacaAAAGGGCTTGGTTATTCCGCGTTTTGGCTAGTTAAAACATGTTTTGACAAGTGATCGTAGTAATTTCGCATTTTAactagttaaaactagttttaactgaTTTCGGGTATAAACGGGAACATATACACAAAACATCACATACCGTACCCGCACCTGCACGCATGACTTGCGACCTTTACGTCGTGCGACCCACCTATCATGCATATGAGAACGCAGTTGTTTCTTCCCCTACACACACGCCGTGCGAGAAAATCCGCTAGCGGTGGAACACATGTGCGTCGTACCGTGCGCGTACTTTGCTATCCGGGATACGATAGAAATGATGAAAAGAAGGTAATAAAATTTTCTGCTGGCGCTAATAAATTTCAGATCGCACGACAGAATATCATTCGAAATGTAACATACCTATCCCTTTTTTATCATACTACTGCATATTAGAGATAGAGAAACTGTATTTAAGACTATTTTATGGttataattaattgatttacaccaaactctcgctttcagtcaagtttcgggggttgccttcaaatagccttggactgatttcgggaggtttgaaacgtaaacagtgagggccgcctgactcgtttccaattgaaatatatatatataatgtcgcacccgctctcgccctgctcccctgagcaACTGTGGGACCCAGCAGTTCtaagaaggctgagaacggggtgactgaaagctagagtttggtgtacttaattttagttaaaaataaaagccgtttattttaaaagttagatTCTTGTATTGCTGTGTAGATGCTGtctccaaaactttattttcggcttcagtgggtctcaaaacgtggagattcattgaaaaatttaggCTTGAGATTTCTGACGATTATAATAATTTCTCAATTGTAAATTGTGACTTGTGGCTTGACCTatacaatttgtaaccaaaatccCAAGCTAATGCCAATTAGTCTCCGAAGACTTACCTTTCATTTAAGCCTGCAGCGAGTTTGTCTGTCTGCGGTCGTCGCCGACATTTATTGTTAAATCTTGAGAACCtctaaatattttacaagtaTTTACACACCCAGACACACACAAATANNNNNNNNNNNNNNNNNNNNNNNNNNNNNNNNNNNNNNNNNNNNNNNNNNNNNNNNNNNNNNNNNNNNNNNNNNNNNNNNNNNNNNNNNNNNNNNNNNNNtttaaaagttcaattttgaaaggaTAACGGTAACTAGTTTGTTTTAATTATGTAACGGTAACGATAAATAGTTTCCTTTAAAAAGTAACTTAGTCATAACTGATGTTTTATCTATTTTTGAGAGAAACTTATTTTACACCATTACCTTTCCTAACAGATATTGCTCTTGACTTGGACTTTTTCGACATCCGCCAGACCGGAACCTCCATCATCTTACTTTCCGCCTTCAGGAGGTGGTGGTGGCGGGGCTTATCCGCCTGGAATAGGCGGCACCGGCGGTAGTGGAAGTTACGGGTCACCGGCAGCGCAACCAGCATCAAGCTATGGGACACCTCAACGACAACCAATCATTCATAAACACGTCTACGTGCATGTGCCGCCACCTGAGGCGCCAGAGTACAAGGTCCCTAAGTACGTTGCACCAGCCCCACCCCCACAAAAACACTACAAGATCGTCTTCATAAAGGCGCCAACCCCGCCAACACCAACATCACTATCGCTGCCTGCTCTTCCATCTCAAGATGAGGAAAAGACTTTGATTTACGTTCTTGTTAAAAAACCAGA comes from the Belonocnema kinseyi isolate 2016_QV_RU_SX_M_011 chromosome 6, B_treatae_v1, whole genome shotgun sequence genome and includes:
- the LOC117175059 gene encoding leucine-rich repeat extensin-like protein 2 translates to MSRKQVRPSIHERTSVRASFCQSVSSFLTFHISVNSKVPVNMRALIILLLTWTFSTSARPEPPSSYFPPSGGGGGGAYPPGIGGTGGSGSYGSPAAQPASSYGTPQRQPIIHKHVYVHVPPPEAPEYKVPKYVAPAPPPQKHYKIVFIKAPTPPTPTSLSLPALPSQDEEKTLIYVLVKKPEEAPEVVLPTQAPTQPSKPEVYFIRYKTQKEQQSQEYGPPSPQSTPIDNYGPPSNGPY